The genome window GGATACCAAAGCATTGAAAGCCCTTCTTGGGGATAAAAGCGAGTTCGGACAAATAGCCAATCCTTTGCACCAGTTTTTTCAGCAGAAAAACGAGGTTGAGAAAGCCCTTCAGCAACATAAGGAAATCCTTGAAAATCTTCAAAAATCCGAAGAACGTTACCGGCTGATCACCACCATCACCAGTGATTTCACTTTTTCTATTCAGGCCTTTGGAACGGAGCGGTATGTCATCGAATGGGGGTTAGAGTCATTTCAGGAAATCCTGCCGGGAATTACCTCGGAAAATTTCTTCAGTCAGATTGTCCAATTCATTGATACCCCTTCATTATCTCTTACAACAGATGAAATCTACAAATCTCTTGAAATGGGACAACAAATCACATTAGAACTGCGCATTCCTCAAGGAGAAGGAAAATATATATGGTATCGCTTGCATCTTATTCCAGAAATCGATCAAAGCAGTAAGAATTTAATCCGAATTCTTGGAAGTGCCCAAAACATTACTGGGGAGAAAACAGCACAGGAAGAGTTCATAAAAATTCTTGAACATTCCAATTCCGCTGAAATCATCGCCGATGAAGTTCAAGTTCTATATCTCAATTCACAAGCAAAATCCCTAATCGGTGAGAGGGAAAGCCCCAAGACTCTCCCCCCCCTACTAAGTCACATCCACCCGGAAGATCAAACCAAAGTTCTCTCGCTGTTTTCAAAACGAGAAGCCATTTCTTCTTCAGAATCCCCGATTCTCATACGAGTTACCCCGGCAGATACAAAAATTTGGCGCTGGGTTAATTTGACCTTCCAGCCTGTGCTATTTCAGCACAAATCGGCTACACGAATTTCACTAACCGACATTACAGAAAAAAGGAATATTGAGTTGGCGTTATCCGCACAAACACAGTACTCTACTTTTTTGTCTGAAGTCTTTAACGCTTGGATTTTGATTTTTGATGAATCGGGCAAAATTCTTGTGAGCAGTAAAAGAGACAAAGAAATATTTGGACTTTCCGACTTAACAAATCAATCTTTCACTTTGTGGAGTTTGTTCGAATTCCCTCCGGAATTCCTCACTCCCGAAACCTTTCCAGAAACGATTCGAGATCGAAAAACCTATCGTGAAGTTCCTGTGGCTTTACGGGATGCTAAACCCAAACGATGGTACCTGTGGAGCCATACTTACCTCGAACCACAAAATGGGGATCCACTGAGAATCCTTGCAGTTCTCTCAGAGATTACCGAACAGAAGAATAGAGAACTTTACGCCAAAAGTGCCCGAGAAATTGCTGCAAAGATACAATCGGAGGACACTCAGGATGAGATTTTACATATCATTCCTCAAGCCTTATTCAGAGAAATGACATTGGAGGGTGTTGCCTGGATTTTGTTCGATGAGAAAACCCAAAGCATAGAGATGCAATACCCTTATGGGGAATTACGGAAATCCATAAGCATTGAATCCAACTTCAGGCTGTTTGAGATCGTCAAAAAAGTAACGGAAGGCGACAAACCTGTAACTTATTCTGCCCTGGATGTTTTTCCGGACCTGGGACTGCCTTCTTACAATATTGTTCTTTTTCCCACGACCATTCGTCTCCACGAAAACACGTATGTTCTGGCGACTCTGGTAGAGCCCCCCATTCCATCCTCAGTGATCGAAATCATTGAATCTCTTTGTAAAATGGCGGGAGCAATTATCGAGCGAATCACGTCTCTAACACAAGCAAACCAGCGTTTGCAATACATGACTTCTCTCCATCTCATCAACACTTCCATCTCTGCCAGCCTGGATTTGAACTTGACTCTTAGGTCGCTAGTTAATCAAATCATGGGACAGTTTCAAGTAGATGCGGTTGCCGTGTTCCTGGTCAATCCTACCACCCATATGCTGGAATATGCAGCAGGGGAAGGATTCCGATCCATTGATATTGCCAGAACCCGGATGAGAATAGGAGAAGATCAAGTCGGTAAAGCAGCCCTCACCCGAAAAACAATTTGCATTTACGACAAGAATGGGATTGCACCCTTCTTTCAGAGAGCCCACCTTTTCAGGAACGAAGACTTTATTGCTTATTACGCCGTGCCTTTAATTGCTCAGGGAGAGGTAAAAGGTGTGCTGGAAACATTCCATCGTCATCCTTTTACCCCGTCTGAGGAGTGGAGACAGTTCATTGAAGCACTGGCGATGGAAACTGCCATTGCAATCAAAAATGCCGAACTATTACAAAGAATTCAAACCAGCAATCTCGAACTTGCATTATCCTACGACGCGACTCTGCTGGCATGGGCTCAGGTTGTAGAATGGCATGAAAACCAGCCCGAAGGATCAACGTTACAATTGGCAGAGGTTGCAGTACAGTTTGCCCAGTCTGTTGGGATCAATAACACTGACCTGCAACATTTTCGCCAGGGGGTTATTCTGCATGATATTGGGAAACTGATGATTCCTCGCCACGTTTTGCAAAAGCCTGGACCGTTGGATGAAACAGAATGGGAAATGATCCGTCAATCTCCCGTATTTGCCTTTAACCTGCTCTCCAAGGTTCCTTTACTGCAAGCCGCAGGAATGATCCCTTATATGCACCACGAAAGATGGGATGGAAATGGCTATCCCCTCGGAATGCGAGGGGAAGAGATTCCCTTTCCTGTCAGGGTATTTACAATAGTCAATGTGTGGGATGCTTTACGTTCCCAGCGTCCCTTCCGAAAGGCATGGCATGAGGAAAGAATCCACGAGTTTTTGAAGGAAAATATGGGCAAGATCTTCGATCCCGAACTTGTCCCTGTTTTTCTGAAGTTTTTAAGTACCTTGTCCTCAGGGAAAGTACAGGATTGACCAACAGGTTATACGGGCAATACAACCTTTCCAAATGCAATCAAGCAAAAAGCACCCAGTACACAAGTCATCATAAACAACAACAAAACAATGATAAAACGCTGAAAAGGCGTCATCCCCAAAAATTCACCCGACTTCTTTCCTGGTCTTTTTGGAGTGTCTGGTATTACAGTGGGAGATTCCTGTTCAATTTCCTCAAAGGATGAACTGGCTGAATTGCGCAAATCATCAAGCATAGGTTATTCCTCCAATGGTCGTAGTTTCACGTCTCCAGCAAAGATTGTGTGATATTGCTCTTCTACAGACAAGACTAAGGCACCATGTTCATCGACATCTTGAAACCGTCCCGTAATCTCTCCATCGGGCTTCTGAACAGTTACTTTTTCTCCAAGGAAAGCAAGGCGCTTTTTCCATTCCTCGATAAACCTTTCGGTTCTAATTTGCTTTCTCCATTCAATCAAATGGCGCAACACCGATTCCAGGAGCGATAAACGATCTACCGGCTTTCCCAGTTCGGATTCCACACAGGTTGCCGGGAACAATAACATGTTCGAGTCTGGTACAGAGCCGGTTGCAACATTGATGCCGATCCCAAGAACAACTCCATTGATATGGCTTCCCATCCATACCGTCTCGGCTAAAACCCCACACACTTTCTTCCTGGAAAGAAGAACGTCATTGGGCCATTTGATTTCAGGAGAAAGCCCCAGGTCTTCCAAAGCCACCGCTACCGCAAGCGCTCCAAGGGGAGAAAACAGGGAGAGTTTTTCAATTTCCTCCAAAGTGGGGCGAAAAATCATGCTGAAGGCTAAGGACGTGCCTGGTTGAGTAACCCACATACGTCCCAGTCTTCCCCTCCCTTTCAACTGCTTATCGGCAATAACCACCACACCTTCCGGAGCGCCGGCTTGTGCCCATGCCATAGCATCGTCATTGGTTGAATAGGTTTCCGGGAGGTATTGAATTTCACTGATAGGAAGCGCAGATAACCTTGCGCGAATAGTTTCTACATCCATGGTATATATTTTACCCGCAAAGTAATTTTTGCTAAAATTGTTCCATGGCAATCACAAAAATTCCGGGGCCAACAAATCTCACATTACTCCCCAAAATTGGTTCGATCCAATCCAAGCCTCTTGATTTTCTGCTCTGGCTTTACCAAACATATGGTCCTGTTTCACGCTTCCAGGCATTCAACACCCCGGTCATTCATCTTGCCGATCCTGAGGCTGTAAAGCACGTGTTACAGGAAAATCATCGAAATTACTCCAAAGATACCATTCAATATCATTCTTTAGCGATCATTACTGGTAATGGATTGCTGACAAACGATGGTACAGGGTGGTTACGTCAACGGCGCTTAGCACAGCCGGCCTTTGCCCGGGGGCGATTGTCTCACCTAGACCAAATTGTTATTCCATCCACTCAATCTCTGCTCACACGTTGGAGACAATTGCCTGAGGCCCACCTGATTGATGTGGATGCCGAAATGATGCGGCTGACTTTAGAAATCGTGGGAAAAGCCCTTTTTTCCATAGACCTCAGCAAAGATGCCCCACACCTGACAGAAGCCACATTAACTACCCTGGATTACATCGTCTATCGTGTAAAGACCCTTACGCTCATCCCTACCTATCTCCCCTTGCCGAGAAATCGGGCTTTTCGAAAAGCCTTGAAAACCCTGGAAGAGGCAGTTTCACAAATAATCCAACAACGCCGTAAAGACAAGGTTCTGGGTGAGGACTTACTGGGAATGTTTCTACGCGCCAGAGATGAAGAAAGTGGGGAAGGGATGAGTGATCGTCAAATCCGTGACGAGGTGATGACCATGTTGATCGCCGGCCATGAAACAGTTGCCAGCGCTTTAACATGGACCTGGTACTTACTCTCTACTCATCCTGAAATTGAAAATCGGTTGTTTGAAGAAGTACATACAGTTCTCAAAGGGAATCCCCCCAGCACAAAGGATCTGGAAAACCTCCCTTATACCGCTCAGGTATTCACTGAAGCCTTAAGATTATACCCGCCTGCCTGGTTAATTACCCGCAAAGCCATGGGAGAAGATGAGATTTTGGGTTATTCCATTCCCCCAGGAGCCGTTATTGTGATCAGTCCTTATGTTATCCATCGCTTAAAAGAGCATTGGGAAAATCCCGAAGCCTTCATTCCGGAAAGGTTTGCGAGAGACCCGGAAGGTACTTCGCATCGGTTTACGTTTATCCCCTTTGGTGCGGGCCCGCGTTTGTGTATTGGCAATCAATTTGCTCATATCGAAGCACGCTTGATCCTCGCCGGCATGACTCAGAAATTGAGATTTACACCACCGCCTAAAGCACCTGTTGTAGATGCTCTGGTAACCCTCCGTCCAAGAAATGGATTGCACATGAGCGTGGTTCATCGATCAAGCAATTCACTCAAGTAAAGCCATCCCTCAATCTTTACAAATCCTTTACACAGCAATCCTCTGAATACAGGCTATAATCCAAACAGGAGAAGGAGATATCTATGAACATTTCCTCGTTGACATCATTTTTTGTCGGAGCAGTCTGGTTCATTGTTTTTATCACCTTTGGCGTGGTTATTTTGAGAGCGTCGCGAAATCAACCTGTTCGTGGTAGTGGCCGTGTTCTGGTGGCTTTGATTTTATTTGCTGTGTTTCTTACCACCCTGAATGCCGGCCTGGTTTTCATTGAGCCGCAAGAACGAGGTGTGGTCATTTCTGCGGTTTCTCCTGAAGGTTACCGTAAAGAGCCATTGGAACCCGGATTAAGGTTTATTATCCCCTTTGCTGAACAGGTGGTGCGATATTCGATTGCTAATCAGACGTACACCATGTCCATTGCCGCACGGGAAGGACAAATCGAGGGAGATGACTCCATTGCTGCCCGAACAGAAGACGGACAGGAAATTTATGTGGATGCCTCTGTCATTTACGCCATTAATCCAACAGAGGTAGTAAAAGTTCATATTCTCTGGCAAGACCGTTATACACGTGACCTTGTCCGTCCATTAGCCCGTGGAATCATCCGCGACGCTGTCTCCCAAATGCGGGTGGACGAAGTAGTGAGTTCAAAACGGGCAGAATTGGTCAAAACCTTGAATGAAACCATGGCTGTAAAATTGGCTGAAAACGGATTAATTCTCCGGGATTTTGTTTTGAGAAACATTACTTTCTCACCAGAATATGCCGCCTCAGTCGAACAAAAACAAATTGCCGAGCAGCAAGCCCAGCAAGCCAAATTCGTTGTAGAGCAGAAAAAGCAGGAAGCGGAGCAAGCCCGCCAGGTTGCTCAGGGGCAGGCCGATGCCGCCGTGATTCGTGCTAAAGGTGAAGCCGAAGCACGTCTCATTCAAGCAGAAGCGGAGGCTAAGGCACTGGAATACATTGCCAACGTAATCAAAAGCAACCCGGATATCCTGAACTACCAGTATATTACCAAACTGGCTCCCAATGTGCAGGTCATTATGACACCTTCTAACACGCCTATCATTCTCCCTTATCCCGGCTCTCTGCAAGCGCCTGCTACCACAACCCCAACCACACCTCAGTAGCAATTTCCAGAAGATTGTATGAGAGGGCTGTTTGGTATGGAATTCCAAACAGCCCTCGAATTTTACCTTTTAGAAACCCTTTATGAGCCTTGAGGCTTAGTGAGAACCTGATATAAGCTCCCGGAAGAATCGAATACAAGCCCTATTCAAGTTTTCCAACTGCTTGGAGTAGTTTTGTTATCAGGAGCATTAATTCACCCCCCGAACCTCTCTACAATACCGGGGTGAGCCATTCTGCAGTACATACCTTCCATCGCTGTCCTGCTGAATAGGGTAATTCTTCCACAAATAAGCATGGGATGATAAGAGTTTTTGTGCACGGGCTTCGCTTAAGTTGAAGGATTGCCATGCCGGTACAGATACCGCCGACTGGGAAGCCCGACATGCAAGCCCAATCAGAAGTTCTTCCTTAGCAGATTCTGGTAAGCCTTTCTCTTGAACCAATCTGATCAACTCGGGCACAGCGTCAGCAGAAAGAATTTGCAGATATTCTCCATCCAGGTCTTCGCCCGCCAATACGCGTTGCACATTCTGGCGTGCAATCCATCCATCAATATTCCAGAAACCCACGCATAACCCAAAACCAATCACCAGGATAAACAACACAGGAGCCAACTGATGCATCCGATTCGTGATCAGCAATCCAAGGACTGCAAGGAACAATCCTCCCAACCATGGAATAAAGATATGGGTATAAGTGCGAAGTCGCGTAAACCCATATGCCTGCTCATAAAGAATTAATCGTTGCATCGCAGAAGCAAGAATCACCGATACAAGGATAATCAACAAACTGCTCAAAAAGATAAAACCACGCTGGTATGAAGAAGTATCACACCGACAAACTGCATGCAGGCTCAGAATCAACATCAGAGAGATCAAGGCGACCCATACCAATTCTCCAAAACCACGACGGGCATATTCAGCATAGGTAAATCCTGCCTCATGGATGTTCGCCTGTCCTCCAAACAAGTATTGAAATTGCAGAATCACAAAGAAAACAAACAACAAAATAACACTACTGAGGACAATACTGCTCTCCGTCCACCCCAGGAACGGTGGGAAGAGTCTTTTTTCCCGGGTGGGTTGAACCGGATAAACGGGAAAGAAAGTATGCAAAAGCACCCCACAAAAGATCACTGTGAGTACACATACGTAAAACAATCGGAAAAGAGTTTCGGGGAATTTATCCAGGCGCAGGGCTCCAAAAACCGTTTGTAATCGCTCTGCAAAGACAAGATCAGCAGAAGCCAGAAGGATAACCAAAACCCCTAAAACAGGCAAAGACAACAGAATTCCACGCAAAACAGCCCACCCCTGTCGAGGCAGTGACTTCTGACTTTCCTGAGAATGGGGCTGAGAAAAAGTCTGTTGCCTGAACGGATTAGTAACAGCCTCGAATATCAAAACAGCCACAGTTCGAATATAATCCCAAAGGTTGTAACGAAGCCAGTGACCGGTTCGTAAAGTTGCAGCCCATAGCATCAAAACCAGCAATGTCAGCAAAACCGCCACTACTTGCGTAAAAGGTTCGGCGCGCAATAAAGGTAAAAGCGCAAGTCCAAAACCTGCAACT of Anaerolinea thermophila UNI-1 contains these proteins:
- a CDS encoding HD domain-containing phosphohydrolase gives rise to the protein MMSIRSRIFLTTLILNGILLLGLWGLEREQRIDFYEITNQQQKQLQSLFSHAIEQEQQNLQTLVLDFTFWDELVKFAEYPDEAWAKNILLPSMEVFDVDCLWVYSPQNELIYQNQERVCTLYAPHLFKKPENLFQHGAFIKFTEWQANAPAISVYGASIHPSEDVAHQTPPRGYFFVGRIWNTERLQNLNKLSNLEVTVSSPENLEKSMPPSETDLYATYTLKGVDDVPVAYLVGKFVNPYIGRFLKSQEQYRIYSFLLSVSFLALILVTLNIWIIRPLRQLATALSNQDTKALKALLGDKSEFGQIANPLHQFFQQKNEVEKALQQHKEILENLQKSEERYRLITTITSDFTFSIQAFGTERYVIEWGLESFQEILPGITSENFFSQIVQFIDTPSLSLTTDEIYKSLEMGQQITLELRIPQGEGKYIWYRLHLIPEIDQSSKNLIRILGSAQNITGEKTAQEEFIKILEHSNSAEIIADEVQVLYLNSQAKSLIGERESPKTLPPLLSHIHPEDQTKVLSLFSKREAISSSESPILIRVTPADTKIWRWVNLTFQPVLFQHKSATRISLTDITEKRNIELALSAQTQYSTFLSEVFNAWILIFDESGKILVSSKRDKEIFGLSDLTNQSFTLWSLFEFPPEFLTPETFPETIRDRKTYREVPVALRDAKPKRWYLWSHTYLEPQNGDPLRILAVLSEITEQKNRELYAKSAREIAAKIQSEDTQDEILHIIPQALFREMTLEGVAWILFDEKTQSIEMQYPYGELRKSISIESNFRLFEIVKKVTEGDKPVTYSALDVFPDLGLPSYNIVLFPTTIRLHENTYVLATLVEPPIPSSVIEIIESLCKMAGAIIERITSLTQANQRLQYMTSLHLINTSISASLDLNLTLRSLVNQIMGQFQVDAVAVFLVNPTTHMLEYAAGEGFRSIDIARTRMRIGEDQVGKAALTRKTICIYDKNGIAPFFQRAHLFRNEDFIAYYAVPLIAQGEVKGVLETFHRHPFTPSEEWRQFIEALAMETAIAIKNAELLQRIQTSNLELALSYDATLLAWAQVVEWHENQPEGSTLQLAEVAVQFAQSVGINNTDLQHFRQGVILHDIGKLMIPRHVLQKPGPLDETEWEMIRQSPVFAFNLLSKVPLLQAAGMIPYMHHERWDGNGYPLGMRGEEIPFPVRVFTIVNVWDALRSQRPFRKAWHEERIHEFLKENMGKIFDPELVPVFLKFLSTLSSGKVQD
- a CDS encoding biotin--[acetyl-CoA-carboxylase] ligase, coding for MDVETIRARLSALPISEIQYLPETYSTNDDAMAWAQAGAPEGVVVIADKQLKGRGRLGRMWVTQPGTSLAFSMIFRPTLEEIEKLSLFSPLGALAVAVALEDLGLSPEIKWPNDVLLSRKKVCGVLAETVWMGSHINGVVLGIGINVATGSVPDSNMLLFPATCVESELGKPVDRLSLLESVLRHLIEWRKQIRTERFIEEWKKRLAFLGEKVTVQKPDGEITGRFQDVDEHGALVLSVEEQYHTIFAGDVKLRPLEE
- a CDS encoding cytochrome P450, encoding MAITKIPGPTNLTLLPKIGSIQSKPLDFLLWLYQTYGPVSRFQAFNTPVIHLADPEAVKHVLQENHRNYSKDTIQYHSLAIITGNGLLTNDGTGWLRQRRLAQPAFARGRLSHLDQIVIPSTQSLLTRWRQLPEAHLIDVDAEMMRLTLEIVGKALFSIDLSKDAPHLTEATLTTLDYIVYRVKTLTLIPTYLPLPRNRAFRKALKTLEEAVSQIIQQRRKDKVLGEDLLGMFLRARDEESGEGMSDRQIRDEVMTMLIAGHETVASALTWTWYLLSTHPEIENRLFEEVHTVLKGNPPSTKDLENLPYTAQVFTEALRLYPPAWLITRKAMGEDEILGYSIPPGAVIVISPYVIHRLKEHWENPEAFIPERFARDPEGTSHRFTFIPFGAGPRLCIGNQFAHIEARLILAGMTQKLRFTPPPKAPVVDALVTLRPRNGLHMSVVHRSSNSLK
- a CDS encoding prohibitin family protein, whose amino-acid sequence is MNISSLTSFFVGAVWFIVFITFGVVILRASRNQPVRGSGRVLVALILFAVFLTTLNAGLVFIEPQERGVVISAVSPEGYRKEPLEPGLRFIIPFAEQVVRYSIANQTYTMSIAAREGQIEGDDSIAARTEDGQEIYVDASVIYAINPTEVVKVHILWQDRYTRDLVRPLARGIIRDAVSQMRVDEVVSSKRAELVKTLNETMAVKLAENGLILRDFVLRNITFSPEYAASVEQKQIAEQQAQQAKFVVEQKKQEAEQARQVAQGQADAAVIRAKGEAEARLIQAEAEAKALEYIANVIKSNPDILNYQYITKLAPNVQVIMTPSNTPIILPYPGSLQAPATTTPTTPQ
- a CDS encoding DUF4153 domain-containing protein; this translates as MSSAIYLAWKTKMRPARENLFLGVAGFGLALLPLLRAEPFTQVVAVLLTLLVLMLWAATLRTGHWLRYNLWDYIRTVAVLIFEAVTNPFRQQTFSQPHSQESQKSLPRQGWAVLRGILLSLPVLGVLVILLASADLVFAERLQTVFGALRLDKFPETLFRLFYVCVLTVIFCGVLLHTFFPVYPVQPTREKRLFPPFLGWTESSIVLSSVILLFVFFVILQFQYLFGGQANIHEAGFTYAEYARRGFGELVWVALISLMLILSLHAVCRCDTSSYQRGFIFLSSLLIILVSVILASAMQRLILYEQAYGFTRLRTYTHIFIPWLGGLFLAVLGLLITNRMHQLAPVLFILVIGFGLCVGFWNIDGWIARQNVQRVLAGEDLDGEYLQILSADAVPELIRLVQEKGLPESAKEELLIGLACRASQSAVSVPAWQSFNLSEARAQKLLSSHAYLWKNYPIQQDSDGRYVLQNGSPRYCREVRGVN